A stretch of the Bacillota bacterium genome encodes the following:
- the lspA gene encoding signal peptidase II, producing the protein MTFAWVAALVLAADWLSKAAVRQWMVPGQSIAVLPGFFYLTYTRNSGAAFSLFQGGSAWLAGVTLVISAVVVLFALRQGRGRPWLQVALGLILGGALGNLTDRLARGWVVDFLDFRVWPVFNLADSSVVVGALLLAWQLLAGEEAGRPRA; encoded by the coding sequence TTGACCTTCGCCTGGGTGGCCGCGCTGGTCCTGGCGGCCGACTGGCTGAGCAAGGCGGCGGTCCGGCAGTGGATGGTGCCGGGCCAGTCGATCGCCGTCCTGCCGGGCTTCTTCTATCTCACCTACACGCGCAACTCGGGCGCGGCCTTCAGTCTCTTCCAGGGGGGTAGCGCCTGGCTGGCGGGGGTGACGCTGGTCATCTCGGCCGTCGTCGTCCTCTTCGCGCTCCGCCAGGGCCGCGGCCGGCCCTGGCTCCAGGTGGCGCTGGGCCTGATCCTGGGTGGCGCCCTGGGAAACCTGACGGACCGCCTCGCGCGCGGCTGGGTGGTCGACTTCCTGGACTTCCGCGTCTGGCCGGTCTTCAATCTGGCCGACAGCTCGGTGGTGGTCGGAGCGCTCCTGCTGGCCTGGCAGCTCCTGGCCGGCGAAGAGGCGGGGCGCCCGCGCGCCTGA
- the pyrR gene encoding bifunctional pyr operon transcriptional regulator/uracil phosphoribosyltransferase PyrR, which produces MVLQQKALIMDQEALERALRRIAHEIVERNEGTQDLVLVGIRRRGVPMAERIARYVEEFEHVRLPIGILDITLYRDDLSLKSERPTVSETRMPVEITGKTVVLCDDVLYTGRTVRAALDALMDLGRPARVQVAVIVDRGHRELPIRADYVGKNVPTSRREVIEVRLEEVDGRNEVAIMELSE; this is translated from the coding sequence ATGGTCCTCCAGCAGAAGGCGCTGATCATGGACCAGGAGGCGCTGGAGCGGGCGCTGCGGCGGATCGCGCACGAGATCGTGGAGCGGAACGAGGGGACGCAGGACCTGGTCCTGGTGGGCATCCGTAGGCGCGGCGTGCCCATGGCGGAGCGGATCGCGCGCTACGTCGAGGAGTTCGAGCACGTCCGCCTGCCCATCGGCATCCTGGACATCACGCTCTACCGCGACGACCTCTCGCTGAAGAGCGAGCGCCCCACCGTCAGCGAGACGCGCATGCCGGTGGAGATCACGGGCAAGACGGTGGTCCTCTGCGACGACGTGCTCTACACGGGGCGCACCGTGCGGGCGGCGCTGGACGCCCTGATGGACCTGGGACGGCCGGCGCGCGTCCAGGTGGCGGTCATCGTCGACCGCGGGCACCGGGAGCTGCCCATCCGCGCCGACTACGTGGGCAAGAACGTGCCCACCTCCCGGCGGGAGGTGATCGAGGTCCGCCTGGAGGAGGTCGACGGGCGGAACGAGGTGGCCATCATGGAGCTGAGCGAGTGA